The Gemmatimonadota bacterium DH-78 region CCGCGATCTCCACCACCCTCACCCCGGCGCTGTCTGCAACGCTCCAGGGCGACGAATCGGGTTCTCCGACACACGCCGCCGCGACCACGACGAGCAGGCTCGCGGGCCTCATGATCCAGCGGATCTCCAAGACGCTCGGCATCGTGCTCCCCTGGGCGGTGTGAACGGCCTTCGCGCAGGGGAGCAAGCTGATCGCCGGATCTCGCCATCGCCATGAACGGATGCGCCAGATCTGCCGGTCGAGGGCCGCCGAGCCGGACGGAGGGCGGACACTTCGTGCCATTCGCACCCTGCGGCGCCGCGACTGGTACGCGGCGTAGCACTCTCGCTACGCCGGGTGACAGTCGTGCTCGGCGAAGGCGACGACTGCGCCGGAACGGTGTGTGAACGCTACGCGGGGTCGCAGTCGTCGAATCGCAGCATACGAGTGGGACGCATCGACCACCCGCCCCCGTCGCCCGCCCAGGTCACCCGCCCCCGTACCGCCCCCGTCACCCGCCCCCGCCCCCCGCGCCACCCCGGCCCGGCGAGCCGCCTTCGCGTGCCACCCCGTCCTCGCCTCCCGCGTCCCGCCCCTCCCCCTCCGGCCGCGTCACCCCCGGGTACCCCCGCCCCACCCGCTTCAGCACCCACAGCGACCCGGACAGCCCCACCACCCCGATCGGCCAGGCCCACCCGGGCACGCCGGCCTCGGCGTCGAGCCACCCCATGGCCACGGGCACCAGCGCCACCGCGTTGTTGAGAATATGCCAGAGCATGGCCGGAAAGATCGATCCGGTGAGGATCGTGACCAGCGCCAGCATGGTGCCCAGGTACGCGGTGGGCAGAATGCGGAAGAGGCTGACGTGGAAGACGCCGAAGATGGCCCCCACCACGAGGCAGAGCGCCACCGGACCCAGCCGCTTGCGCAGGCCGTGCAGCAGCAGCCCCCGGAAGGCGATCTCCTCGGTGATGCCGGGCAACACGGCCAGCAGCAGCACGAGCTGCACCATCCCGATCCCCTCCGGCAGCAGGAACTGGCCGAAGGCCTCGAGCATCTGCGGCGGCACGGGCAGGAAGATCGAGGTGAACTCCGCGAGGCCGATCCCGACCAGGAAGCCCGAGGGCGCTCCCACCAGCACCGCCGGCCACACCAGCGGGTGCACCGGGCGCAGCGCCAGCGCCTCGCGCACCGGCAGCCGGTAGCGGCGCAGCATCAGAATCGACGAGCCCAGGAAGAGCCCGAGCAGGTTCATCAGCACCTGGCCGCGAATGCCCACCCGCTCGCCGAAGGCCAGCGACAGCGCCAGCAGCACCACCCACATGAGGGCGAACCAGCGCAGCACCCGGTAGGGAAAGAGCGCGGGTCCTCCCTGAAACTCCGCCCGGTCGGCCGCCGAATCGGCCAGCAGCCGCTCGGTCGACAGGGTCGACCGGGCGGCCACCGCAGCCCCCGCGGCCGCACCGGCCGTGATCACCGTCGCGAGCGCCCCGAAGAGCAGATCGCCGCGGCCGGCGAGCACGTCGCGCATGGCCAGCGCGATGTTGGCGATCGGCAGCAGCACCGCCACCGACCGCAGCTCGAGCCCGGGCAGGGCCGCCGCCCCCGCCGGCACCAGGGTGAGCAGAAAGACCGGCAGGAACCAGAACTGATACTCCCGGTAGCTGCGCGCCCACCCCGACACCAGCAGCAGCAGCGCCGACAGCAGCGCCACCACCGGCAGAATCAGCACGAAGAGCGCGAGCAGCCCGGGGGCGGTGAGCGTGACGTCGAGGGCGGCGGGAATGTCCATGAGCCCCAGCCCGATCCACACGCCGAGGTTCGCCACGTTGAGCACCGTCATCACGAGGGCGACGACGGCGATCGCCAGTCCCTTGGCGGCCACCACCTCGTTGCGCGACACCGAGGTGGTCAGCAGCGTCTCGAGGGTGCCGCGCTCCTTCTCGCCCGACAGCGTATCGGCCGCCACCAGCGAGCCGCCGGTGAGCATCATCGCGATCAGCAGCGGCAGCAGGAAGGTGCCGAGCAGCGC contains the following coding sequences:
- a CDS encoding CPBP family glutamic-type intramembrane protease, with protein sequence MNSLGTLVKYELLQLVRDTRTVLLAVVLPVVLLPAILWVGNLTDAADEERVRETEIGLAVVGDDSARALEWLDRAAEVDDSVAGGPLRLTRHEGPVTDSLIGSDRLQLVVSAPGPDARGLPQVELRYRSSSDLSRSASERLQIRLAAVREAVRDSLYRAGGLGLDPDQVLPLRTTNVAAAGREAGALLGTFLLPLLIAMMLTGGSLVAADTLSGEKERGTLETLLTTSVSRNEVVAAKGLAIAVVALVMTVLNVANLGVWIGLGLMDIPAALDVTLTAPGLLALFVLILPVVALLSALLLLVSGWARSYREYQFWFLPVFLLTLVPAGAAALPGLELRSVAVLLPIANIALAMRDVLAGRGDLLFGALATVITAGAAAGAAVAARSTLSTERLLADSAADRAEFQGGPALFPYRVLRWFALMWVVLLALSLAFGERVGIRGQVLMNLLGLFLGSSILMLRRYRLPVREALALRPVHPLVWPAVLVGAPSGFLVGIGLAEFTSIFLPVPPQMLEAFGQFLLPEGIGMVQLVLLLAVLPGITEEIAFRGLLLHGLRKRLGPVALCLVVGAIFGVFHVSLFRILPTAYLGTMLALVTILTGSIFPAMLWHILNNAVALVPVAMGWLDAEAGVPGWAWPIGVVGLSGSLWVLKRVGRGYPGVTRPEGEGRDAGGEDGVAREGGSPGRGGAGGGGG